From a single Asticcacaulis sp. MM231 genomic region:
- the nuoK gene encoding NADH-quinone oxidoreductase subunit NuoK: MTIDLVHYLTVSAILFTIGVLGIFLNRRNVIIILMSIELILLAVNINFVAFSAYLHDVQGQIMAMFVLTVAAAEAAVGLAILVTFFRNRGDIAVDDASMMKG, encoded by the coding sequence ATGACTATAGATCTTGTCCACTATCTCACGGTTTCCGCCATCCTGTTCACCATCGGTGTGCTCGGAATCTTCCTCAACCGCCGCAACGTCATCATCATCCTGATGTCGATCGAACTGATCCTGCTGGCGGTCAATATCAATTTCGTGGCCTTCTCGGCTTACCTGCATGATGTGCAGGGCCAGATCATGGCCATGTTCGTGCTGACAGTCGCGGCCGCTGAAGCCGCCGTCGGCCTCGCCATCCTCGTGACCTTCTTCCGTAATCGCGGCGACATCGCCGTCGATGACGCCAGCATGATGAAAGGATAA
- a CDS encoding NADH-quinone oxidoreductase subunit J, which yields MNLIAIAFYLMAAVTLVSGLMVITAKNPVHSVLYLILAFFSAAGLFVLLGAEFLAMLLVVVYVGAVAVLFLFVVMMLDVDFVKLRQGFANYLPIGIVVGAVLMFELIMISIAVAEKGAAAGNQPLVASASESNIKMIGHALYSTYVYLFEAAGFVLLVAMIGAIVLTLRTRPNVKRQDIHTQVTRRRKDAVEIVPVKTGEGISE from the coding sequence ATGAACCTTATCGCCATCGCCTTTTATCTTATGGCGGCCGTGACCCTGGTCTCCGGACTTATGGTCATCACCGCCAAGAACCCGGTGCACAGCGTGCTGTACCTCATCCTCGCCTTCTTCTCGGCGGCAGGTTTGTTCGTACTTCTCGGCGCCGAGTTCCTCGCCATGCTTCTGGTCGTCGTTTATGTCGGCGCCGTGGCCGTCCTCTTCCTGTTCGTCGTCATGATGCTGGATGTCGATTTCGTCAAACTCCGCCAGGGTTTCGCCAACTATCTGCCGATCGGCATTGTCGTCGGCGCCGTGCTGATGTTTGAACTGATCATGATCAGCATCGCCGTTGCCGAAAAGGGTGCCGCCGCCGGCAATCAGCCTCTGGTCGCTTCGGCCAGTGAGTCGAACATCAAGATGATCGGCCACGCGCTCTATTCGACCTATGTCTATCTGTTCGAAGCCGCTGGTTTCGTGCTTCTGGTGGCCATGATCGGCGCCATCGTTCTTACCCTGCGCACACGTCCTAATGTGAAGCGTCAGGACATCCATACCCAGGTCACGCGTCGTCGCAAGGATGCGGTCGAAATCGTGCCTGTCAAAACCGGAGAAGGTATTTCGGAATGA
- the nuoL gene encoding NADH-quinone oxidoreductase subunit L, with translation MATIVTLCVFAPIIGAMIVGAFGRFLGNIVSQTITTGLLFLACALGWYTFIQHTWGGMADFTVNVLPFINIDTFHSAWSIRVDALSATMLIVVTSVSSLVHLYSWGYMSEDPSRPRFFAYLSLFTFAMLMLVTAADFMQLFFGWEGVGLASYLLIGFWYHKDSASSAAIKAFVVNRVGDFGFALGIMTVYWQFGTINFHEFFPLIASHQGQTWEFLGQSFSALDLAAFLLFIGAMGKSAQFFLHTWLPDAMEGPTPVSALIHAATMVTAGVYMVCLLSPLFEYAPVAKMIVAYIGAITAIFAASIGFTQNDIKRVIAYSTCSQLGYMFFAAGVGAYQAAMFHLFTHAFFKALLFLGAGSVIHGMHHEQDMRKMGGLWKYLPITYGVMTIGTIAITGLGIPFTEIGFAGFFSKDAIIESAWAGHNTPQGMFAFIMGISAALLTSFYSWRLIAMTFHGKKQWEHGHDDHHAEVIDGHSTGEPDAHAHDDHAHDDHGHGHDHKPHESPWVMLVPIILLSFGAIFAGFIFAPYFIGEHAHAFWGHAIFTAPSNEIMHEAHHIKEVWVKLLPLTVTLIGMVMAWYFYILKPNLPKKMAANNGPVYTFLYNKWFFDEIYQATFVRLTKFLGDVFWKVLDIKIIDNLGPNGAAWAALKSAKNLVKTQTGYVYHYAFAMFLGVVGLLTYVFWLVH, from the coding sequence ATGGCCACTATCGTAACCCTTTGCGTGTTCGCGCCGATCATCGGTGCCATGATTGTCGGCGCCTTCGGACGCTTCCTTGGCAATATCGTTTCGCAAACCATCACCACCGGCCTGTTGTTCCTGGCCTGTGCGCTCGGCTGGTACACCTTCATCCAGCACACCTGGGGCGGAATGGCGGACTTTACCGTCAACGTCCTGCCGTTCATCAATATCGATACCTTCCACTCCGCGTGGTCGATCCGCGTTGATGCGCTCTCGGCCACCATGCTGATCGTGGTGACCTCGGTGTCGTCGCTCGTCCACCTCTATAGCTGGGGCTATATGAGCGAAGACCCGTCGCGTCCGCGCTTCTTCGCCTATCTGTCGCTTTTCACCTTCGCCATGCTGATGCTGGTGACCGCCGCTGACTTTATGCAGTTGTTCTTCGGCTGGGAAGGGGTGGGGCTGGCGTCCTATCTGCTCATCGGCTTCTGGTATCACAAGGACAGCGCGTCTTCGGCCGCCATCAAGGCCTTCGTCGTCAACCGCGTCGGCGACTTTGGTTTTGCCCTCGGTATCATGACGGTCTACTGGCAGTTCGGCACGATCAACTTCCATGAGTTTTTCCCGCTGATTGCATCGCATCAGGGACAGACCTGGGAATTCCTCGGTCAGAGCTTCTCGGCGCTCGATCTCGCCGCCTTCCTGCTGTTTATCGGCGCCATGGGTAAGTCGGCGCAGTTCTTCCTGCACACCTGGCTGCCCGACGCCATGGAAGGCCCGACTCCTGTGTCGGCCCTGATCCACGCCGCCACCATGGTCACCGCCGGTGTTTATATGGTGTGTCTGCTGTCGCCGCTGTTCGAATACGCCCCTGTGGCCAAGATGATTGTCGCCTATATCGGCGCCATCACCGCCATCTTCGCGGCCTCGATCGGCTTTACGCAAAACGACATCAAGCGCGTCATCGCCTATTCGACCTGTTCGCAACTCGGTTACATGTTCTTCGCCGCCGGCGTGGGCGCCTATCAGGCCGCCATGTTCCACCTGTTCACACACGCCTTCTTCAAGGCGCTGCTGTTCCTGGGGGCCGGTTCGGTCATTCACGGCATGCACCATGAGCAGGACATGCGCAAAATGGGTGGTCTATGGAAGTATCTGCCGATCACCTATGGCGTCATGACCATCGGCACCATCGCCATCACCGGCCTTGGTATCCCTTTCACCGAAATCGGTTTTGCCGGCTTCTTCTCGAAGGACGCCATCATCGAATCCGCCTGGGCTGGCCACAATACGCCGCAAGGCATGTTCGCCTTCATTATGGGTATTTCGGCCGCGCTCCTGACCTCCTTCTATAGCTGGCGCCTGATCGCCATGACCTTCCACGGCAAGAAGCAATGGGAGCATGGGCATGATGACCACCACGCCGAGGTCATCGACGGTCATTCGACCGGCGAGCCCGATGCTCACGCACACGACGATCACGCACATGACGATCATGGCCATGGTCACGACCACAAGCCGCACGAAAGCCCGTGGGTCATGCTTGTGCCGATCATCCTGTTGTCATTCGGTGCTATCTTTGCCGGCTTTATCTTCGCGCCTTACTTCATTGGCGAGCACGCCCATGCGTTCTGGGGGCACGCCATCTTCACGGCGCCGTCCAACGAGATCATGCATGAGGCTCACCATATCAAGGAAGTCTGGGTCAAGCTTCTCCCCCTGACCGTCACTCTGATCGGTATGGTCATGGCCTGGTACTTCTATATCCTCAAGCCGAACCTGCCGAAGAAGATGGCCGCCAACAACGGACCGGTCTACACCTTCCTCTACAACAAGTGGTTCTTCGATGAGATCTATCAGGCTACCTTCGTCAGGCTCACCAAGTTCCTCGGTGATGTCTTCTGGAAGGTGCTCGATATCAAGATCATCGATAACCTGGGCCCGAACGGTGCGGCCTGGGCGGCATTGAAGTCGGCCAAGAATCTGGTCAAGACCCAGACCGGTTATGTTTATCACTACGCTTTCGCTATGTTCCTCGGTGTCGTGGGTCTTCTGACCTATGTCTTCTGGCTGGTTCACTAA